The Dehalococcoidales bacterium DNA segment TGGTACTGGATACCAGCGGCAAGGGCTACGACAAGGTGCTCATCAGCGATAGCAAGGACGCCTCCAGCCCCATGGCAGAACTCTCGGAGGGCCAGTGGAGCCGTATTATCAGAAGAGACTTTGAAACGGAAGCCGGAAATAAGAAGGCGGCTTTCGCCATGAAGCTCCTGAAATTATCAGACGACGCTCAGGACATCCGCCTCTTCCATACCCCACTCTGCGCCCTTGAGGGATGGTCATTTCCTGAGTCCCTGGCCAGCGAGGTCTACTCTGAGAAGGGCTTACCCTACGCTGAGCCCTCCTTCCTGGCCTACGACATGGGCTACTACGATATTGACACGGTACTTGAAGCCACCGAGATGGAGAGGCAATGGTTGAGCGATACCTGTACCTATATCCTGAAGAACAAGCCCTGGGACCTCTTCATGATGCATTATCACCCGCCCGACCATGCCTGGCATTCGATATCATGGCTGATGGACCCGGCTACCGCCAAGGATGAAACAGAGTGGCGCAAATACCAGGAAGTGGAACTGGAAATATACCGGCTCTGTGACCGCCTGGCCGGTGACCTCTTCTCCTGCGCTGACCCGAAAGAGACTGTCTTCGCCCTTGTCTCTGACCATGGTGCCAAGGCGACCAACGGCCCCCAACCGCCAATCCAGAGGATATTGATCGACGCCGGGCTCCAGGTCAGAAATCAGGATGGCAGTGTTGATTGGTCCAGAACCAGGGCCATTGGTCAGCGCTCAGTATATGTCTATATCAATCTCAAAGGCCGTGACCCTGATGGTATTGTCGAGCCGGGTGAAGAATACCGCAAGGTGCAGGAGCAGATTATAAGGGCCCTCACCGACTACACTGACCCGCAGACTGGCCGTAAGCCAATTCTGTTTGCCCTGAGAAAGGAAGACGCCCGCTTCATCAATATCTACGGTGATTATGTTGGTGATGTTATCTTTGCTATCGATGAGCACTTCGGTGGCCAGCACGGTGCTTTTCTACCAACTGCGGAGTGGGGTATCGGCTCACTGCGAGGTGTCTTTGCTATGTCTGGCCCCGGGATAAGAAGGGGAGTTGAGCTTGAACGAAACGTGTGG contains these protein-coding regions:
- a CDS encoding alkaline phosphatase family protein, producing MTARPKKVVILGLDAPIAPRLYKYCKEGKLPNIAKVISNGVWAKNSMVPLPTITPPNWTSIATGAWPSTHGVTDFNVHRPGDPLDLTHGGFYSGDVRAEYVWNAIARAGKKSVVVNYPTTWPPVIKDGIQIGGAGVEVNQWFWPSGSFGSEIGELPSNVDDKTLFRFAQHGVEAGAPGQMPRCSMSFSHLFATRELGEGTAHALPFAQQPGQLAPEKITLQSPSGWSNLPPAKQALEATITFHPLSGLYKMSDLVWYMLVLDTSGKGYDKVLISDSKDASSPMAELSEGQWSRIIRRDFETEAGNKKAAFAMKLLKLSDDAQDIRLFHTPLCALEGWSFPESLASEVYSEKGLPYAEPSFLAYDMGYYDIDTVLEATEMERQWLSDTCTYILKNKPWDLFMMHYHPPDHAWHSISWLMDPATAKDETEWRKYQEVELEIYRLCDRLAGDLFSCADPKETVFALVSDHGAKATNGPQPPIQRILIDAGLQVRNQDGSVDWSRTRAIGQRSVYVYINLKGRDPDGIVEPGEEYRKVQEQIIRALTDYTDPQTGRKPILFALRKEDARFINIYGDYVGDVIFAIDEHFGGQHGAFLPTAEWGIGSLRGVFAMSGPGIRRGVELERNVWCLDMVPTLCYLTGWPMPKDAEGAVIFQALEDPDPR